One part of the Olleya sp. YS genome encodes these proteins:
- a CDS encoding CoA-binding protein, whose translation MSKKTLVLGASLKPDRYSNMAIRKLVNYNQETVAFGMRSGEVAGVPIDTELVDYKDIDTVTLYLNPTRQQEYYDYVVNLKPKRVIFNPGTENPAFYTILKAHNITFEVACTLVLLSTNQY comes from the coding sequence ATGAGTAAAAAAACATTGGTATTAGGGGCTTCATTAAAACCTGATAGATATAGTAATATGGCTATTAGAAAATTAGTTAATTATAATCAAGAAACTGTTGCTTTTGGTATGAGGTCAGGAGAAGTAGCAGGCGTACCAATAGATACAGAATTAGTGGATTATAAAGATATTGATACGGTTACTTTGTATCTAAACCCAACTAGGCAGCAAGAATACTATGACTATGTAGTAAATTTGAAACCTAAACGCGTAATTTTTAATCCAGGTACAGAAAATCCAGCGTTTTATACTATCCTAAAAGCGCATAACATTACTTTTGAAGTGGCTTGTACTTTAGTTTTGTTAAGTACTAATCAGTATTAA
- a CDS encoding sodium:solute symporter, with translation MTSIQILLLIAAYFGVLILISYFTGKDDSNDVFFKAKKQSPWYVVAFGMIGASLSGVTFISVPGLVEGQQFAYMQGVFGFFVGYLVVLLVLLPLYYRLNVTSIYQYLEQRFGTTSYKTGAFFFLLSRVTGAAFRLFLVALAMQYIVFEKLGVPFWITVVISIALIWLYTNRGGIKTIVWTDTLQTLAMLTSVIVAIVLIVNKLDWSVTEIFNQNAFKAKSKLFFFEDVNSKIYFWKYFIGGIFITIAMTGLDQDMMQKNLTCKNPKDAKKNMFSMSVLLVFVNVIFLSLGALLFIYAEQFGVNIPVVDEKVRTDLLFPEIAMNQSLGLGLQITFLIGLIAAAYSSADSALTSLTTSFSIDFLNIEKLPKAEQKPLRKKVHIGVSLVLIIVVIIFNELEGSVVNNLFKFATFTYGPLLGLFAFGILTKRQIKDKWAWVIGLASIIITYIITELPANFPDSFIGKYAFHWEILPLNGLITFIGLWLISKKTISNQ, from the coding sequence ATGACTTCAATACAAATCCTTTTATTGATTGCTGCCTATTTTGGTGTGCTAATACTCATTTCTTATTTTACTGGTAAAGACGATTCTAACGACGTGTTTTTTAAAGCTAAAAAACAATCACCTTGGTATGTGGTGGCTTTTGGAATGATTGGCGCCTCTTTATCTGGAGTGACCTTTATCTCTGTTCCTGGTTTGGTAGAAGGTCAGCAGTTTGCCTACATGCAAGGGGTTTTTGGTTTTTTTGTAGGATATTTGGTGGTTTTGCTAGTTCTACTTCCATTATACTACAGGTTAAATGTTACCTCTATTTACCAATATTTAGAACAACGTTTTGGAACTACTAGTTACAAAACAGGTGCCTTTTTCTTTTTATTATCTCGTGTTACAGGTGCTGCATTTAGACTATTTTTAGTGGCTTTAGCCATGCAGTATATTGTGTTTGAAAAACTTGGTGTTCCGTTTTGGATAACTGTAGTAATTTCTATAGCATTAATTTGGTTATATACTAATCGTGGTGGAATTAAAACCATAGTTTGGACGGATACGTTACAGACTTTAGCAATGCTTACTTCAGTAATTGTTGCAATTGTTTTAATTGTTAATAAATTAGATTGGTCTGTCACAGAGATTTTTAATCAAAACGCGTTTAAAGCTAAAAGTAAATTATTCTTTTTTGAGGATGTTAATAGTAAAATATATTTCTGGAAGTATTTTATTGGCGGAATTTTTATAACCATAGCCATGACAGGTTTAGATCAAGATATGATGCAAAAAAACCTAACCTGTAAAAACCCTAAAGACGCTAAGAAAAACATGTTTAGTATGTCCGTGTTATTAGTGTTTGTTAATGTTATCTTTTTATCTCTTGGTGCACTTTTATTTATCTATGCTGAACAATTTGGAGTTAACATTCCTGTTGTAGACGAAAAAGTTAGAACCGATTTATTATTTCCAGAAATAGCTATGAATCAAAGTTTAGGACTAGGGTTACAAATTACTTTTTTAATAGGATTAATAGCTGCAGCTTACAGTAGTGCAGATAGTGCATTAACCTCTTTAACCACCTCATTTTCTATAGATTTTTTAAATATTGAAAAATTGCCAAAAGCCGAACAAAAACCATTACGTAAAAAAGTACATATTGGTGTGTCCTTGGTATTAATTATTGTCGTTATAATTTTTAATGAATTGGAAGGTAGCGTCGTCAATAACCTATTTAAATTTGCAACTTTTACTTATGGTCCACTGCTTGGTTTATTTGCTTTTGGAATACTAACTAAGCGACAAATTAAAGACAAGTGGGCTTGGGTTATTGGATTGGCATCCATAATTATTACCTACATCATTACAGAATTACCAGCAAATTTCCCAGATAGTTTTATTGGGAAATACGCTTTCCATTGGGAAATACTTCCGCTTAATGGGTTGATTACCTTTATAGGCTTGTGGTTGATTTCTAAAAAAACCATTTCAAATCAGTAA
- the recR gene encoding recombination mediator RecR: protein MEFSSKLLENAVNEISQLPGIGKRTALRLALHLLRQPKQHTHNLSHALLNMVNDLKFCTSCHNISDNDLCDICANPLRKDNVICVVEDVRDVMAIENTASHKGLYHVLGGKISPMDGIGPHDLNINSLVQKVQAGQVKELIFALSPTMEGDTTNFYIYKQIKDFEVQTSTIARGISVGDELEYADEITLGRSIINRIPFESSLKL, encoded by the coding sequence ATGGAATTTTCATCAAAACTTCTTGAAAACGCAGTTAACGAAATCTCACAATTACCAGGTATTGGTAAGCGTACTGCATTGCGTTTGGCGTTACATTTGTTGCGTCAACCTAAACAGCACACGCACAATTTAAGTCACGCCTTGCTCAATATGGTTAACGATTTAAAATTCTGTACGTCTTGCCATAATATTAGCGATAACGATTTATGTGATATTTGTGCCAATCCGTTACGTAAAGACAATGTAATATGTGTTGTAGAAGATGTTAGAGATGTTATGGCTATTGAAAATACTGCATCACATAAAGGCTTGTATCATGTGTTGGGCGGAAAAATTTCGCCTATGGATGGTATTGGTCCTCACGATTTAAACATTAACAGCTTAGTTCAAAAAGTACAAGCAGGACAAGTCAAAGAGCTGATTTTTGCATTAAGCCCAACTATGGAAGGTGATACAACTAACTTCTATATTTACAAGCAAATTAAAGATTTTGAGGTACAGACGTCTACGATTGCTAGAGGAATTTCTGTTGGTGACGAGCTAGAATATGCAGACGAAATCACTTTAGGACGAAGTATTATAAACAGAATTCCGTTTGAGTCTTCACTAAAACTATAG
- a CDS encoding glycosyltransferase family 2 protein, with protein sequence MKLSIIILNYNVRYFLELCLQSVEAAITNLEAEIIVVDNNSQDDSCQMVKQKFPNVLLVENKENLGFSKGNNKGVQYAKGEYLCILNPDTVVPENCFEELFEFSKIKNDLGLFACRLIDGTGVFLPESKRHIPTPTVAIKKILGFDTSYYVSELKDNSTGIVPVLVGAFMMVKKDVYNQVGGFDEDYFMYGEDIDLSYKVQQAGFDNMYYGPVQVIHFKGESTLKDANYAKRFYGAMQIFYKKHFKRNVLFDGLVWLGIKLVKYSKNIAFAERKPVSNYVLVSDRTYPDLEVAVSKPIKVVSELSNTESNTQVILDANYLSFKSIIETLSNSEKNKNISYRIIPKNSNFILGSDSSTSRGEVLHF encoded by the coding sequence ATGAAGCTATCCATTATCATATTAAACTATAACGTACGCTACTTTTTAGAATTGTGTTTGCAAAGTGTAGAAGCAGCCATTACAAATCTAGAAGCAGAAATCATTGTGGTAGACAACAACTCGCAAGATGATAGTTGTCAAATGGTAAAGCAAAAATTCCCAAACGTTTTACTCGTTGAGAATAAAGAAAATTTAGGTTTTTCAAAAGGGAATAATAAAGGTGTACAATATGCGAAAGGCGAGTATTTATGTATTCTAAATCCAGATACAGTTGTCCCAGAAAACTGTTTTGAGGAGTTATTTGAATTTTCAAAAATTAAAAACGATTTAGGCCTATTTGCCTGCAGATTAATTGATGGTACAGGTGTTTTTCTGCCAGAAAGTAAGCGTCATATTCCAACTCCAACGGTTGCTATTAAAAAAATATTAGGTTTTGACACTTCTTACTATGTGTCAGAATTAAAAGATAATTCCACAGGAATTGTTCCAGTTTTGGTTGGTGCATTTATGATGGTAAAAAAAGATGTTTACAATCAAGTTGGCGGTTTTGATGAAGACTATTTTATGTATGGAGAAGACATTGATTTGTCCTACAAGGTGCAACAAGCAGGTTTTGATAATATGTACTATGGACCAGTTCAAGTCATTCATTTTAAAGGTGAAAGCACATTAAAAGATGCTAATTACGCCAAGCGGTTTTATGGAGCTATGCAGATTTTTTACAAAAAACATTTTAAACGCAATGTGCTGTTTGATGGACTGGTTTGGTTAGGTATTAAATTGGTAAAATATTCTAAAAATATCGCTTTCGCGGAACGTAAGCCAGTATCAAACTATGTTTTGGTATCTGATAGAACTTATCCAGATTTGGAAGTCGCTGTATCCAAACCAATTAAGGTGGTTTCAGAATTATCTAATACAGAAAGTAATACACAGGTAATATTGGATGCTAACTACTTAAGTTTTAAAAGCATCATTGAAACACTATCAAATTCAGAAAAAAATAAAAACATAAGCTACAGAATTATTCCAAAAAACTCTAATTTTATCCTTGGAAGCGATTCGTCAACAAGTAGAGGCGAAGTGCTTCACTTTTAA
- a CDS encoding dihydrolipoamide acetyltransferase family protein, with translation MARFELKLPKMGESVAEATITSWLKEVGDTIEMDEAVLEIATDKVDSEVPSEVDGVLVEKLFNVDDVVQVGQTIAVIETEGDSEAVTEAPKVEASPEPYPVAVQEVAKTVEVAQDTAAPIASNGDRFYSPLVKNMAKAEGISQSELDAIPGTGKDNRVTKNDMIAYLENRGKQPAKAETTISTPSAASKQDKQTEAPVQFAAGDEIIEMTRMGKLIAHHMVESVQTSAHVQSFIEADVTNIWNWRKKVKDGFMKREGENLTFTPIFMEAIAKSLRDYPMMNISVQGDKIIKKKNINLGMAAALPDGNLIVPVIKNADQLNLVGMTKQVNDLAGRARDGKLAPDDIQGGTYTVTNVGTFGSIMGTPIINQPQVGILALGAIRKVPAVIETPDGDFIGIRYKMFLSHSYDHRVVNGALGGQFVKAVKDYLESWDVNREI, from the coding sequence ATGGCAAGATTTGAACTTAAATTACCAAAAATGGGAGAAAGCGTTGCGGAAGCAACCATTACCTCTTGGCTAAAAGAAGTTGGAGATACTATTGAAATGGACGAAGCAGTATTAGAAATTGCAACAGACAAAGTAGATAGTGAAGTCCCAAGCGAAGTAGATGGTGTTTTAGTTGAAAAACTATTCAACGTGGATGATGTGGTGCAAGTTGGTCAAACCATAGCTGTTATTGAGACAGAAGGTGATAGTGAAGCAGTAACCGAAGCACCAAAAGTAGAGGCTTCACCAGAACCATATCCTGTTGCAGTACAGGAGGTTGCTAAAACAGTAGAAGTTGCACAAGACACTGCTGCACCAATTGCATCTAATGGAGACCGTTTTTATTCGCCATTAGTAAAAAATATGGCTAAAGCCGAAGGGATTTCGCAATCAGAATTAGATGCTATTCCAGGAACAGGAAAAGATAATCGTGTGACTAAAAACGACATGATTGCTTATTTAGAGAATAGAGGGAAACAACCTGCAAAAGCTGAAACTACAATAAGTACACCATCTGCTGCTTCAAAGCAAGATAAACAAACAGAAGCACCAGTACAATTTGCAGCAGGAGATGAGATTATAGAAATGACCAGAATGGGCAAATTAATTGCACATCATATGGTAGAATCTGTTCAAACTAGTGCACACGTGCAAAGTTTTATAGAAGCCGATGTGACTAATATCTGGAATTGGAGAAAGAAAGTAAAAGACGGGTTTATGAAGCGCGAAGGCGAAAACCTAACCTTTACACCCATCTTTATGGAAGCTATTGCAAAGTCATTACGTGACTATCCAATGATGAATATTTCTGTGCAAGGAGATAAAATTATTAAAAAGAAAAACATTAATCTTGGTATGGCAGCAGCTTTACCAGATGGCAATTTAATAGTACCAGTTATTAAAAATGCAGACCAACTAAATTTGGTTGGTATGACCAAACAAGTAAATGACTTAGCAGGTCGTGCTAGAGATGGTAAATTAGCTCCAGATGACATCCAAGGTGGAACTTACACAGTAACCAACGTTGGTACGTTTGGAAGTATTATGGGTACACCTATTATTAACCAACCACAAGTTGGTATTTTAGCTTTAGGTGCCATACGTAAAGTACCAGCAGTTATCGAAACACCAGATGGTGATTTTATAGGCATCCGTTATAAAATGTTTTTGTCACACAGTTACGACCATAGAGTGGTTAATGGAGCTTTAGGAGGGCAATTTGTTAAAGCGGTTAAGGATTATTTAGAGTCTTGGGATGTGAATCGTGAGATTTAG
- a CDS encoding DUF664 domain-containing protein: MKTIKLNFSLVLLLFFSTTVAQNTIETKKGYTPNIGIVVSMLDDLKARVTSSVQYLSQEETDFLLDDKANRIGAMIYHLAATEKYYQVYTFENRSFNKEEAEKWSVALNLGDVGREQLRGKPIQYYLDLWDEVRKDTYRLLKTKDDTWFKSMVKGSSMNNHWAWYHVMEHQANHMGQIRLIAKRATNN, encoded by the coding sequence ATGAAAACAATAAAATTAAATTTTAGCCTAGTGCTTTTACTGTTTTTTAGTACTACAGTTGCACAGAATACCATTGAAACCAAAAAAGGATACACACCAAACATTGGAATTGTGGTATCTATGCTTGACGACTTAAAAGCACGAGTAACAAGCAGTGTTCAATATTTAAGCCAAGAAGAAACCGACTTTTTATTAGATGATAAAGCTAACCGAATTGGAGCTATGATATACCATCTTGCTGCTACCGAAAAATATTATCAAGTCTATACCTTTGAAAACAGAAGCTTTAACAAAGAGGAAGCTGAAAAATGGAGTGTAGCCTTAAACTTAGGAGATGTAGGACGCGAACAATTAAGAGGGAAACCAATACAATATTATCTTGATCTGTGGGACGAGGTACGTAAAGACACCTATAGATTGCTAAAAACCAAGGACGACACATGGTTTAAATCTATGGTAAAAGGTAGCAGTATGAATAACCATTGGGCTTGGTACCACGTTATGGAGCACCAAGCCAACCACATGGGACAAATCAGGTTGATTGCTAAGCGTGCTACTAATAATTAA
- a CDS encoding glutaredoxin domain-containing protein — protein MIRNFTLLFFALLSLTSFSQNDHKYVKLNEEIIGKRYELFIENTDSISYDVFLKVDTNDFRRSSERPILQTIPGNSKKKVLTMVKLNDKPGNYTYILVVNEVSYSLEVDKDFEIIDFKLDRELKNKKVTLYTKDDCSICPDAKHILTKNKIGYTEYNLDQDTTNYNKIIKEFKAIKPKSDFNNIPILKIEDQLYNDIESLEDFIQALRDGFN, from the coding sequence ATGATTAGAAACTTTACCCTATTATTTTTTGCTTTACTATCTCTAACTTCTTTTTCTCAAAACGACCATAAATACGTTAAGTTAAATGAAGAAATTATAGGCAAACGCTATGAGTTATTTATTGAAAATACGGACTCTATCTCTTACGATGTGTTTTTAAAAGTAGATACTAACGATTTTAGACGTAGTAGCGAGAGACCTATCTTACAAACCATTCCAGGAAATAGCAAAAAGAAAGTCCTAACCATGGTAAAACTGAATGATAAACCTGGTAATTACACTTATATTTTGGTGGTAAATGAAGTATCTTACAGCTTAGAAGTTGATAAAGATTTTGAAATTATAGACTTTAAATTAGACCGAGAATTAAAAAATAAAAAAGTCACACTTTACACTAAAGACGATTGTAGTATTTGTCCAGATGCCAAACATATTTTAACTAAAAACAAGATAGGTTACACCGAGTATAATTTGGATCAAGACACCACCAACTACAATAAAATAATTAAAGAATTTAAAGCTATTAAGCCTAAAAGTGACTTTAATAACATCCCAATTTTAAAAATTGAAGACCAATTGTATAATGATATTGAAAGCTTAGAAGATTTTATTCAAGCGTTGAGGGATGGATTTAATTAG
- a CDS encoding 3'-5' exonuclease, with protein sequence MTLNLTKPICFFDLETTGVNITNDRVVEISILKVFPNGNKESKTWLVNPEMPIPPVVSAIHGITDDRVANEPTFKELASEINTMIKDADLAGFNSNRFDIPLLAEEMLRAGIDFDMKSRVAVDVQTIFHKMEQRTLSAAYKFYCDKSLENAHTAEADTLATYEVLKAQVQLYDELENDTKFLAEFSSRKKFADFAGFISYNKTGQEVFSFGKHKGKLVTDVLDQEPGYFGWLLNADFPLYTKKVLTAIKLRAFNNKLD encoded by the coding sequence ATGACGTTAAACTTAACAAAACCCATTTGCTTTTTCGATTTAGAAACTACAGGAGTTAATATTACTAACGATAGAGTAGTAGAAATTTCTATATTAAAGGTATTTCCAAACGGAAATAAAGAAAGCAAAACGTGGTTGGTTAATCCAGAAATGCCTATTCCACCTGTAGTCTCTGCAATACATGGTATTACAGACGATAGAGTAGCTAATGAGCCTACTTTTAAAGAATTAGCATCAGAAATTAATACTATGATTAAAGATGCGGATTTGGCTGGATTTAATTCTAATCGTTTTGATATTCCGCTTTTAGCGGAAGAAATGCTGCGTGCAGGAATAGATTTTGATATGAAAAGTCGTGTGGCTGTAGATGTACAAACTATTTTTCATAAAATGGAACAACGTACACTTAGTGCTGCCTATAAATTTTATTGCGATAAAAGTTTAGAAAATGCACATACAGCAGAAGCAGATACTTTAGCAACCTACGAAGTTTTAAAAGCTCAAGTCCAGCTTTATGACGAGTTGGAAAATGATACCAAATTTTTAGCCGAGTTTAGCTCGCGTAAAAAGTTTGCTGATTTTGCAGGATTTATAAGTTACAATAAAACAGGTCAAGAAGTATTTTCTTTTGGAAAACATAAAGGAAAACTGGTTACAGATGTGTTAGATCAAGAACCAGGATATTTTGGTTGGTTGCTAAATGCAGACTTCCCATTATATACAAAAAAAGTACTAACAGCAATCAAGTTAAGAGCATTTAATAATAAGCTGGATTAA
- a CDS encoding fumarylacetoacetate hydrolase family protein has translation MKLICIGRNYTDHIKELENEKPTDPVVFIKSDNAILLKKQPFFIPDFSNDVHHEVEVLVKISKLGKHIDKKFAHKYYKQIGLGIDFTARDLQKQLKDKGLPWEKAKSFDGAAVIGTWLSKEEFSDVNNINFSLEKNGSVVQTANTSLMLWKIDELIEYVSKYFTLKIGDIIFTGTPAGVGKVVANDKLNGFIEDKQLFSITVK, from the coding sequence ATGAAACTAATCTGCATAGGTCGTAACTACACAGACCATATAAAAGAACTAGAAAACGAAAAACCTACAGACCCAGTAGTGTTTATTAAGTCAGACAATGCCATTTTATTAAAAAAGCAACCTTTTTTTATACCAGATTTTTCTAATGATGTACATCATGAGGTAGAGGTTTTGGTAAAAATTAGTAAATTAGGAAAGCATATCGATAAAAAATTTGCACACAAATATTACAAGCAGATTGGTTTAGGTATCGATTTTACTGCACGAGACTTACAAAAGCAATTAAAAGACAAAGGATTACCTTGGGAAAAAGCAAAATCTTTTGATGGCGCAGCAGTGATAGGTACATGGTTAAGTAAAGAAGAATTTTCTGACGTCAATAATATCAATTTTAGCTTAGAAAAAAATGGAAGTGTGGTTCAAACCGCAAATACAAGCTTAATGTTGTGGAAAATTGACGAGTTAATCGAATATGTATCAAAATATTTTACTTTAAAGATAGGAGATATTATATTTACCGGAACACCTGCTGGAGTTGGCAAGGTAGTTGCTAACGATAAACTAAACGGATTTATTGAGGATAAACAATTATTTTCAATAACAGTAAAATAA
- a CDS encoding Hpt domain-containing protein — protein sequence MEQHYKLHRLKELADNDQEFILALAATFIEEVPGDAKVLKIAVENKNYLLTYQTAHKMKPTVDMFELGILDDLIEVQDWGKYEQTDKDITDKLNKVLDAVEKATTEITQDFNL from the coding sequence ATGGAACAACATTACAAATTACACAGATTAAAAGAATTAGCAGATAACGATCAAGAATTTATCTTAGCATTAGCAGCCACTTTTATTGAAGAAGTGCCAGGAGATGCTAAAGTGCTTAAAATAGCTGTAGAAAATAAAAACTATTTGTTAACCTATCAAACGGCTCATAAAATGAAACCTACAGTAGATATGTTTGAACTAGGAATCTTAGACGATTTAATTGAGGTGCAAGATTGGGGGAAATATGAGCAAACAGATAAAGACATCACAGATAAATTAAATAAAGTTTTAGATGCTGTAGAAAAAGCAACTACAGAAATTACTCAAGATTTTAATTTGTAA
- a CDS encoding competence/damage-inducible protein A, whose protein sequence is MLAEIITIGDEILIGQIVDTNSAFIGKMLNTIGVSVYQITSIQDDKDHLLKAFAEAEHNADIIIVTGGLGPTKDDITKHTLSQYFNDTLVQNDAVLHHVEYLFKKYINQPISDINRKQALVPSKAKVLMNRFGTAPGMWLEKGNKTFISLPGVPYEMKALMENEVLPKLSQKYKRPFILHKTILTYGLGESAIADRLEAIEDNLPKHIKLAYLPSLGRVRLRLSGKSDNEDSLAQDIQQQVDNILPLIKDIFVGFQDSNEGLEQIIAKQLTKSGQTLALAESCTGGKLAEQFTAHSGASAFFKGAIVSYATQTKIDVLGVSEDLIKQHSVVSAPVAKAMAINVREKLKSDIAIATTGNAGPTKGDSDAEVGTVFIAIATKNGVVAHEFTMGNHRERVINKTVNKALELLQKEIF, encoded by the coding sequence ATGCTAGCCGAAATAATTACTATTGGTGACGAAATCTTAATCGGACAGATAGTAGATACTAATTCCGCCTTTATAGGTAAAATGTTAAACACCATTGGTGTTTCTGTTTATCAAATCACATCCATTCAAGACGACAAAGACCATTTACTAAAAGCTTTTGCTGAAGCAGAACACAATGCAGACATCATTATTGTTACTGGTGGTTTAGGTCCTACCAAAGACGATATCACTAAGCATACTTTATCTCAGTACTTTAATGATACGTTAGTACAAAATGATGCTGTTTTACATCACGTTGAGTATTTGTTTAAAAAGTATATCAATCAACCTATTTCAGATATTAATCGTAAACAAGCACTAGTACCTTCAAAAGCTAAAGTGCTTATGAATCGTTTTGGAACTGCTCCAGGTATGTGGTTAGAAAAAGGTAATAAAACCTTTATCTCGCTTCCAGGTGTACCTTACGAGATGAAAGCACTCATGGAAAATGAAGTCCTTCCTAAATTATCTCAAAAATATAAGCGTCCTTTTATTCTGCATAAAACCATTTTAACCTATGGTTTAGGTGAAAGTGCAATTGCAGATCGTTTAGAAGCTATAGAAGATAATTTGCCTAAACATATCAAACTAGCCTATTTACCTAGTTTAGGACGTGTTAGATTACGATTGTCAGGCAAATCAGATAACGAAGATAGTTTAGCACAAGACATTCAGCAACAAGTTGATAATATCTTACCACTTATTAAAGATATCTTTGTTGGTTTTCAAGACTCTAATGAAGGTCTAGAACAAATCATAGCCAAACAACTAACCAAATCAGGTCAAACGTTAGCATTAGCAGAAAGTTGTACTGGCGGAAAGTTAGCCGAACAATTTACAGCACATTCTGGTGCGTCTGCATTTTTTAAAGGAGCTATTGTTAGTTATGCTACCCAAACTAAAATAGATGTTTTAGGTGTGTCAGAAGATTTAATTAAACAACATTCTGTAGTTAGTGCTCCAGTAGCTAAAGCTATGGCAATTAATGTAAGAGAAAAATTAAAATCAGATATTGCTATTGCAACAACAGGTAATGCTGGACCAACTAAAGGCGATTCTGATGCTGAGGTTGGTACAGTTTTTATAGCAATAGCTACAAAAAACGGAGTAGTAGCGCACGAATTTACCATGGGAAATCATCGCGAACGCGTTATAAATAAAACCGTAAATAAAGCGTTAGAGTTACTCCAAAAAGAAATTTTTTAA
- the rpmB gene encoding 50S ribosomal protein L28, whose amino-acid sequence MSRVCELTGKKAMVGNNVSHAMNKTKRRFDANLIKKRFYIPEEDKWVTLKISTSALKTINKIGISAALKKARANGFVK is encoded by the coding sequence ATGTCAAGAGTTTGTGAACTTACAGGAAAAAAGGCAATGGTTGGTAACAACGTATCTCACGCAATGAATAAGACAAAGCGTAGATTTGATGCTAATTTAATAAAAAAACGTTTTTATATTCCTGAAGAAGATAAGTGGGTAACTTTAAAAATATCTACATCAGCATTAAAAACTATCAATAAAATCGGTATCTCTGCTGCATTAAAAAAAGCAAGAGCTAACGGATTTGTAAAATAA
- the rpmG gene encoding 50S ribosomal protein L33: MAKKGNRVQVILECTEHKESGKPGTSRYITTKNKKNTPDRMEIKKFNPILKKMTVHKEIK, encoded by the coding sequence ATGGCAAAGAAAGGTAATAGAGTACAAGTAATATTAGAATGCACAGAGCATAAAGAGTCTGGTAAACCAGGAACTTCTCGTTATATTACAACTAAAAACAAAAAGAACACTCCGGACAGAATGGAAATTAAAAAATTTAATCCAATCTTAAAGAAAATGACTGTTCATAAAGAAATTAAATAA
- a CDS encoding DUF4295 domain-containing protein, with amino-acid sequence MAKKSVASLQTGSKRLTKAIKMVKSPKTGAYMFVESIMSPELVKDFMKDN; translated from the coding sequence ATGGCAAAGAAATCAGTAGCATCATTACAAACAGGATCTAAAAGATTAACAAAAGCAATTAAAATGGTAAAGTCTCCAAAAACAGGAGCTTACATGTTTGTTGAATCAATCATGTCACCAGAATTAGTAAAAGATTTTATGAAAGACAACTAG